In the Fusarium oxysporum f. sp. lycopersici 4287 chromosome 9, whole genome shotgun sequence genome, one interval contains:
- a CDS encoding hypothetical protein (At least one base has a quality score < 10): MHFFQKPALLLLPAAALAGAIPYEVRKDFANPKSGITLKKAFDIHAQEENGFLSYKGTQPGKVVQDGVKLRDSFYGNGYRKRLRKDLSGNEIVWAGTEKTKGNMKDGHFAAWSGKTVQYINDHVDPSLEQRPNLILIHAGTNDMNSNHRVSTDGNHPQETTNRLKSMVEKMISKCPDATIIIGMITDVCDNKSYHFQRERTKIYRGHIAKLAAELSKDGSHVLAADFGPFDDTLLSDCVHPTQKGYEILGDWWYDFIHQIPEGWIKDPVGPDPVRD, from the exons ATGCATTTCTTCCAAAAACCAGcccttctgcttcttccagcagcagccttggctgGGGCCATCCCTTATGAAGTCAGGAAAGATTTCGCAAATCCTAAATCAGGTATAACCTTAAAGAAGGCTTTCGATATTCACgctcaagaagagaatggtTTCTTGAGTTACAAAGGCACACAACCTGGCAAAGTTGTTCAAGACGGTGTCAAGCTTCGGGATTCTTTCT ATGGAAATGGATATCGGAAGAGACTAAGGAAGGACTTAAGTG GAAATGAGATCGTTTGGGCTGGCACTGAGAAGACAAAGGGAAACATGAAAGACGGTCACTTC GCAGCTTGGTCCGGGAAAACAGTCCAGTATATCAACGATCACGTTGATCCATCCCTTGAACAACGCCCCAATCTCATCCTTATCCACGCCGGAACAAACGACATGAACAGTAATCACCGCGTTTCCACAGACGGAAACCACCCTCAAGAAACCACCAATCGCCTAAAATCAATGGTCGAAAAGATGATATCCAAGTGCCCGGACGCTACTATCATTATCGGCATGATCACCGATGTTTGCGACAACAAGAGCTATCATTTTCAGAGAGAGAGGACAAAGATTTATCGAGGACATATTGCTAAATTGGCAGCTGAACTTAGCAAAGATGGGTCTCATGTACTTGCTGCTGATTTTGGTCCTTTTGATGATACGCTTTTGAGTGATTGTGTTCATCCGACTCAGAAGGGGTATGAGATTCTAGGGGATTGGTGGTATGATTTTATTCATCAGATTCCTGAGGGATGGATCAAGGATCCTGTTGGTCCTGACCCTGTTCGAGACTAG